From Gadus macrocephalus chromosome 16, ASM3116895v1:
AGGTTCTACCTACTGGCACCGCCAATAAAACAGGCCAGTACAGTTCCATCAATGGACCTCTATTGAAGTTCTCTTTATGCTTGTATTCATCCGCCCATTGTTTGCTATTACATTTATGTTTTTCACCTGAACGGAAATAAAACTCAATTTTCATGTTTCATTACTTCTTGCTTCAAAATTAATTATCTACATGAATGACTCTGCATTCAACTTCCCTTCCTGAAGTCACCGGCTAACCAACTTTGCCGAGAACCGATAGATTAATgccaaagtgagtgagtgagtgagaaaacGACATTGAAATCATTGACGCATTGACTGAGCCCAGCTCATACACACCTTGGCCAGGTTGGTAGACTTTCCGACCCCGTTGACCCCACAGAAGGTGACGATGAAAGGCCGGCGTTGGCTACGGGCCTCCAGGACGTCTCGGAGGATGTCCACCCTTCTCTTGGGCTGCAGGATCTGCACCAGCGATTCCTGCAGGGCCTGTTTAACCGTGGAGGCCACAgctggagagacggagggaatAACAATTTACCGTGTAGTCATTTAACTGATGAATTCTGTCCTTCATGAGCAATAGGGGTTAGGGGCATCCAACCACTACATATCAGGTAGACTGTGGGGCTTGACTCAGAACCTTTCGGGTACGAGTGAAACATCTGACCATAGACCATCCTTTCCAAAGAAGACTAGCCTTGTTAGGCCACTGTATAGCATATATATTTAGAATTGTATAATTACAACAATTAAAGTACCTTTACCACTATGCCctacaattatttaaaaaataaatgtcacgCCCACTTACTGGTGAAGGTGCCCATGACTTTGCCCTCTAGCTTTTTGGCCACAGAGTCACAGAGCTGGATGGATATCTCAGCTGCTACATTCTTAGCTGTGagacgacagagagagaattgCATCAAACCGATACTCCCATGGGTCAACATTGAACTGAATATACTGTAAGGTTTGAAGGGATTTCTTACCGATGAGGTGATCCCTCATCTTGTCCAGCACTGGCTCCATGTCCTCCCTACTCAGGCTTTTGGCGCCCACCAGGCCCTTGAGCATCCCAAACATGCCCCCAAAACCTACACCCTTCTTAGGGCTGTGGAGAGTTGAGAGTCCACCGGTTGAGTACCAACAGTGATGAAGCAGGCATCCTGTTTTAGAACTGCTATAATGTCCCAAGACCATAACACCCCAGAACCCTTCAGAGAAAATATTCGAAAAGGAGTTGAAAAAGGCAGGGTGATCTTACACTTTCTTAGTGTCGGCGACCTTGATCCTCTCAGGTTCCTCCTCCacaacttcctcttcctcttcctcctcctcctcgctggacTCATAATCTACAGACAGCAGGTCTCCCTTCATGGAGTTCAGCTGCAATTCCTGAAACGCAGGGGAGATCATTGGCAACTGACCCTGCCCATCTACTCTTAACAGGCCCCCTCTGATACAATACAAAACAGGAGAACAAAATCAGTTGCTCAAGAAACCCCACTAAAGGACTGAAGTAAAACAAAGATAGTGTTTATACATACATCTCTTGCTGGTTCGACGGGGACGTCGGGGCTGTTTGGATCGCTGTAGTCCAGCGCAGTTGgactgctgccacccatgtcCCACACACGTCTCTGCTTCTCCTTGGGCTTCTGAGGCTTGGGGGATTTAGTGGCACTAAAGGAAGTAGAATGGCCGGTTAAAAGAGAGAATACAACCGGTTGGCCAATGTGCAATCTGTTATATAATAGaaaaccaaaaaatatataataataaaaaaaaatcctttcaATGTAATATTTCAAACATATTGCAAACCAGCCAGTTGATCTAGCCTTTTCTGATCTTCATGACGGTTCATAAATATTGCTAATATTGTGTTAAATATCCCAGCAAGAAATCACGTCCAGATCATTTGCAGAACTCCCTAGTTTGTTGGATCTCATCAAATCAAAAGTCTGCCTAGCTAAACCCCTACACAAACCAACATTTTGACTGTCTCTAACCTGGGTTTCTCAACATTTCCACCCCGGTGCTTGCGGAAGAACTCTTCCCGCTTCTTCTGGATGACCTCCTCTGGGGTCAGGCCCTGGTTGCCGTTCTCCATTGGCTTCTGGCTGACAGAAGTGTTCTTGCCTGGTTCCACTTTCTCAGGCTCGGCTACAGGAGCTGGGAGGAGAAGCAAAGGGAGAAAATATTACAGCAACGCCAACACGACACGTTGCATCTCAGATGTCTTTCAAAAGGCATGGGAGGACATGTAAAGTCAGAAAGTAGACACATATCCCggtcaaattaaatataaaagaTGTACGGTAGTAAACATTACTACTGATACATACATAAAAATGATCACTAGCATTCCCTGCAGCACTTACCCTCCTTTTTAGCATTTTTATTCTTCTTGCCGCCCTGCTCCTTGACCTTGTCCCCACCCTTTGTCTCGATCATTGACTTCACCGTTTTCTGGGACTTCTGCGACTCGGTGAAGGTCCGCATGGAGGCAGGACCCTTAGCTTTGCTGCTatcctctgcctctctgattaAAAAATCATCATAATTTTACATTAGAAACACACTCAAGATATATAGTTCACTGGCCAGCTGGATAGTGCACTTCAGTGTGCATTAGGACATTTAAAATCTACTTGTGTACATGTACATGTTCAACATGTTGGTAAGGGCAGTGAACCTACCCAAAATTGCACATACAAATGCAATATTTTGCCAGCATCATTACGAACTTCTAAtctgtatattatatattattattataagcatCAAGAGTTTCTATTAACAACACCTACAGCAGTTGATTTATGATTGAGTCGTATGCTACTTTACCTAAGCAGCATTGTGAAGtcgttttcaaactcaaaattgcTGTTGAGAAGTTTCAATGACACATTTTTGTCCAGCTCATTCTTATAGCGATCCCTGAACTGAAGTTGGACATCAGTTATCAACTTGTCCACGTACGTCAGTGTGAGGATCTTTTGAAAACCCACCTAGGGAAAACGGACAATGCACAAACTGCAATGTAAAGTGCTATAATTACTCTGGGAGGATAATATTGAGTTTATGCTTGGCATACTTACCACAAAAACCAACTCAAACTCATTATCGAGCTTGTACTTGAGACTCAATGCTTCATGAGTGTAGGAATTGTTACCACTGCGttcctaaaaaataaataaataataattttaggGAACGTTTGATATTTAGAGTCGATACAAATAATCCAATAGATTAATTTTTAGCACAAATGAGAGCCACAGCGCAGAAGGATGTGAGAACAAATAAACCACTATAATAGAGCTCTTCCCTAATGGAGATGACACCAGTGATAGTCACAAAATAACTAAACTCTAGATGAAAACTGCGGCGCTGGTCCCCCCGTGGCAGTTGTGCCCCGCGTGTCGTACAGCCAGGGCGGCGTTGCTGCCCTGGCAGCGGGGCTCTGGCGGGAGAAGAATCCGGGCAACAATCgcaggcaacaatccctttctcctcaatgtcAGCGGTGGTGCTCCACCGCCGCcaagataacccccaatacgagtctcgttgtggaagtagCGGGATTccgctttctcctccatgtccgagtctgtacttcagattgatgtgaaagtggaagaaccagagaagtCTGAGAATCCGaagcagtcgtttgagattcataatatcatccagtGGCActcacagcttttggccgtcataataaacattatattatatagatatctacggtatattagggctgtcagttaaacgtgttattaacggcgttaacgcattccaattttaacggcgttaattaaaaaaaaataaaaaatctttggctcaaaacaaagaagcagtagcctgactgctatgttgaaggcagtatgtttgtatgttcatcgtttaattgcacaaggcaagccgatgcacttctccatgttgataagagcattaaaattagaacaattaatgggacaaagaaatcaagggatatttagcatagaaaaaagatttgcgattaatcgcgagttaactatggcaataatgcgattaatcgtgattaaatattttaatcgcttgacagccctactgtatatattatattatttggaTTTTGAGCTCCAGGACTTCCGccgagcacccggagtgttctagaatattttccaagtactgtattaggggcccactaacaactttattaaagcatctgtaaagtagcatgccatgggaacTTTAATACCATTAAGAACAAAATTGAATACCGATTGAACACCCAACTCCCTACATATAAATGACAGTCTTCAACCTGGAACCATTTTATAAATATCCATATTTGTTGAAGCAAAAGTTTGACATTTTGACAATTTGCAGAAGTACTTGCACTGCCATACGTGCAGACAGGTTGCTTATTTTTGAGGGTGTGCACTTGTAGCGCCAGTTTCGTTCTGGATATTAACTTTACCCGAAAGAGTGCAGGCCTACTTGTAGTAATCAAACaggaaatcaatcaaaaaaactTTTCCAAATCATGGAATTATTAAAGAATGCACGTCCCCTTATCATGATCCCCCTCATCCCCGAACTGCCTTCTGCTACACTATTCAACACTTGGGATAAGAAGTAAAACTCCATTATAATTGGTTCCCCTAAATACAAGAGTGGTAATTAACGTGTGGGGAAAGGACAGATCATGCTCTTCCTCACTGGAAACATGCGTTGCGTCTGAGAGAGGGTTAAACTTATTTGACACATATATAACACCACAATGTGTAGAGCTCAGTCTTGCCACTGGTTGACGTTGATGGTGAGCtcaagagagggttaagcttctaaGACCCTTAAATATAATGCCCcggtgtgtgtggaagtgtgaAGCTCCATCTGATCCGGCTGTTTCTGATGTCCGCATCAGAGAGGGGGTTAAGCTTCTCTGACGCATAGTATACcaccatgttgtgtgtgtggatgtgtgtggatgtgcggaCCTCCGTCAGGCCAGCGGTTCATGTTGATATTccgtccgagagagggttatGCTTGAAGGACACTTATAGCAACACACTTCATGTACAACATGGTTCAATATGACACGCCTCCACTACTTTAAAAAAGAATTAGCGATGGGTCAttgccatggggataacacgacCCCCTCCTTCCTTGATGTCTCAAGCCAAAACGGTATGTCCCCCCTGGGCTACTAGAAGAACATGCTCCATGTTAGAGGACCTGACCCCtatgtagatataaagggctcaTTATAAGTTAACGTAAACAATGTCTCTTATTTTCATGGCAATATGCACACCAATCTAAACATACTTATGAATAGTATACTCCCTTTCTGCCATTTGCCTTCTGCTAGACACTTATTctactttaaaattacattttttgtatGCAAGATTTTCTAATACTTTGAATACCTCCATTGGTTCTCCACTACTATTACGCAATGTGCTAACGTTTGCTAGCGCTAGGGCTAGCTGAAGCTAGCACTACGACTAACAGCAGCTACACGACAACAACCCATACGGACCCTATACTGTAGCCGTACCTGGAGGATGACGGAGCGGATCAACGCATTGACCGGCCCGGTGAAGGACTCAGTGACCCCGGCGCCCTGGAAACACCACAGCACTATGCCCCCCTTGCCGAAGATGGTGAAGAAATCCAGCATCTTGACACCACGTCGCTACACGAGCTGCAtcaggagaacacacacatacacaataacaCACGTCATGTTGACGTGTAAAGTCATGGTGTTTCAAGCAGTTCAGAGGTAACCTGGCTAGGTCTTGCGTTATGGGATTCTTACCAGATATAGTctaataaataagaaataaatccCCAGCAAGTAGGACCAGCTGCCCATGCGAAACTATAAGACACGTCAGATTCAGGACCAGGAAGTGACGTTTCGCTCTCTTCCGTCATGGCGTGAAGTGGGCGTGTCATACAGTGGGCGTGTCGTACAGTCAGCGCCTCAGATTCTTCTGTAATAATGGTGCGTTCACATCACTGGAAAttatggtgcgttcgagtattctctgcgaaccgactcggatctcggatctgatgccacgcccacacttcaagcgttttattatttcgctcggtcgttggaggaaaacatggacgccacccggaaagctgttgtcgcggtagcattggcagaggaccaggcgatccaatataaatagactataggccatagtcaagtcaagtcaagtttatttatatagcacatttaaaacaacagtagttgaccaaagtgctgtacacaaatgcaatatatttgtgtacataggcagagatacggacgcagtaaggtattgcagtaatacgagtgattgaaattaccatttaaaccaccaaagtggtccaagcacaatgaaaacagttcatacttcaagtcacaatggccctcatttatcaaacgagcgtacgacagaaaacgtgcgtaaaatggacggacgctcatttcaacgttgagcttggcatttatcaatttgaacgtgagcgcaggctgcgatgaaatctcacgtcaggtctgagctcgtgtacgcaagtttttttggcgcaacaCACGGGTATTTCActgatgaatagtgcagcacaagtagcccatgttgcacatctgtattaattactaaataaattggaattagcccagccgttcaaacaattacaatcaagtcagccctaattaaaaacagtattgctatgaaaataattagaatgtgacaggtgaaatgtttattcaacTGTCTATATAAACAGGTGCTTTGGCAAATAGGTGGTCGAGTCgcagcgatggcagatctggctctgttagaggacctcaacgcacgaagacgagagagagtttttcgagaccgcgccgatttttttatggagagcgatgaatggctcttgagtcgttttcgtctcccaaggcatctcctgatggagctatgcaatgctttggagccacagttaaggcgagaaactaggcgatcaaacgcaatacctgtgccAGTGCAGGTGTGCTCTACCTTGGGGTTTTTGGCCACCGGGACCTTtcagcgggagatcggggacaggtctggtatttcccagccaagtattagccgaaccatgccagcagttttggcagctataCTGTCCCTCTCtgaacgttatattaaattcccatacactaacgatcagcaaactggaatcaaacgggatttttatgctattggtttccaaatgtgattggtgcggttgattgtacccatgtgcgtatgaagccaccatctattaatgattacgcgtacatcaaccgcaaaagctaccattcagttaatgttcagattatttgcgatgccagaatgtcaatcctgaacatggtagcccgatggcctgggggcacgcacgattcttttattttccaaaatagcaacgttggccatcgtctacatcagggcgcacttcatggtcagagtcatctcctcggtgagttacgctgcagtcgcacttttttttctcttaaaaCGTTTAAGACATCACACTAAAAGTTTGATGTGATTCATCTAGGTGACAAAGGCTATGCCCTGAACGAGTACCTAATAACTCCTCTGGCTCATCCGAACACGGATCAGGAGCGCAACTTCAACAGCGCTCACACGCGCAACGGTGGAGCgatgtataggcctactcaagggCAGGTGGATGTCCATCGGGTCAGCGGGGGGAACGTTGCTCTACAGCCCAGAAAAGACATAAGATTATTTTAGCATGTGGGGTTCTGCATAATATTGCGCTGGCAAATGGGGTGCCATTTGCCGACCTGGAGCCAGATGACCCGATGCCCAGAGATCCCTGGCCACAGGCGCCACATGCTCGAGCTCTACGACGAAGGGAGGATTTAATTCGGCTCTTCTATATCTAAGGGTAAGCAATACGTTTATCTTTTGGttaaaaacaagacagagaTCAAAGTACAGCaaaccaatttatttattcttcaaGTTTTCATTGATTAGTTTCAAAGTTTCATTAATCGCTAACAGAGAGTTATTGATGTCCACCATTGACTTGCATATCTCGGTTTGTTTGTCCAGGACCTCTGCAGTCAAGACCGATGAAGGCAGACCAGCAATTCGGCCAGACACGCGTTCGAAGCTgcttcggcggcggcggcccttcCGTTTCTTCAACTGGGCTTGGCTCTGGTCCCATTTTGGATGAACCTGCTTGCATttcatctttaaaa
This genomic window contains:
- the srpra gene encoding signal recognition particle receptor subunit alpha isoform X2 — its product is MLDFFTIFGKGGIVLWCFQGAGVTESFTGPVNALIRSVILQERSGNNSYTHEALSLKYKLDNEFELVFVVGFQKILTLTYVDKLITDVQLQFRDRYKNELDKNVSLKLLNSNFEFENDFTMLLREAEDSSKAKGPASMRTFTESQKSQKTVKSMIETKGGDKVKEQGGKKNKNAKKEAPVAEPEKVEPGKNTSVSQKPMENGNQGLTPEEVIQKKREEFFRKHRGGNVEKPSATKSPKPQKPKEKQRRVWDMGGSSPTALDYSDPNSPDVPVEPARDELQLNSMKGDLLSVDYESSEEEEEEEEEVVEEEPERIKVADTKKVPKKGVGFGGMFGMLKGLVGAKSLSREDMEPVLDKMRDHLIAKNVAAEISIQLCDSVAKKLEGKVMGTFTTVASTVKQALQESLVQILQPKRRVDILRDVLEARSQRRPFIVTFCGVNGVGKSTNLAKISFWLIENGFTVLIAACDTFRAGAVEQLRTHQRRLNSLHPPEQHGGRPVVQLYEKGYGKDAAGIAMEAIAYGETTTARSWVLASETLALLW
- the srpra gene encoding signal recognition particle receptor subunit alpha isoform X1; the protein is MLDFFTIFGKGGIVLWCFQGAGVTESFTGPVNALIRSVILQERSGNNSYTHEALSLKYKLDNEFELVFVVGFQKILTLTYVDKLITDVQLQFRDRYKNELDKNVSLKLLNSNFEFENDFTMLLREAEDSSKAKGPASMRTFTESQKSQKTVKSMIETKGGDKVKEQGGKKNKNAKKEAPVAEPEKVEPGKNTSVSQKPMENGNQGLTPEEVIQKKREEFFRKHRGGNVEKPSATKSPKPQKPKEKQRRVWDMGGSSPTALDYSDPNSPDVPVEPARDELQLNSMKGDLLSVDYESSEEEEEEEEEVVEEEPERIKVADTKKVPKKGVGFGGMFGMLKGLVGAKSLSREDMEPVLDKMRDHLIAKNVAAEISIQLCDSVAKKLEGKVMGTFTTVASTVKQALQESLVQILQPKRRVDILRDVLEARSQRRPFIVTFCGVNGVGKSTNLAKISFWLIENGFTVLIAACDTFRAGAVEQLRTHQRRLNSLHPPEQHGGRPVVQLYEKGYGKDAAGIAMEAIAYARNQAFDVVLVDTAGRMQDNAPLMTALAKLIAVNMPDLVLFVGEALVGNEAVDQLVKFNQALADHSMSDKPRLIDGIVLTKFDTIDDKVGAAISMTYITGQPIVFVGTGQTYNDLRSLNARAVVSALMKA